A single window of Candidatus Krumholzibacteriia bacterium DNA harbors:
- the coaE gene encoding dephospho-CoA kinase (Dephospho-CoA kinase (CoaE) performs the final step in coenzyme A biosynthesis.): protein MRRYAVVGGIGAGKSTVCRLLARHGGRVVDVDRLGHRALRLPRLRQQLSARFGTAMLGPGGEVDRRRLGRRVFRDPSALRALNALVHPEIGRLLRRRLQSLERRGVPYVLIDAALFLELDLGLPVDAVVAVTAPRAVRRQRLLQRGLSAAEVEARLHSQRRLGVWTRRADLRLDNRGSRADLVTQVEELWRQLERRRRQRGGRGWKRL from the coding sequence ATGCGGCGCTACGCCGTGGTCGGGGGCATTGGGGCGGGGAAGTCCACCGTCTGCCGCTTGCTGGCGCGGCACGGCGGCCGCGTCGTGGACGTGGACCGCCTGGGGCACCGCGCGCTGCGCCTGCCGCGGCTGCGCCAACAATTGTCGGCGCGCTTCGGCACTGCTATGTTGGGCCCCGGCGGCGAGGTGGATCGCCGGCGTCTGGGGCGGCGCGTCTTCCGCGACCCTTCCGCCCTGCGGGCCCTCAACGCTCTGGTCCATCCCGAGATCGGCAGGCTGCTGCGCCGGCGCCTGCAGAGCCTCGAACGGCGCGGCGTGCCTTACGTCCTCATCGACGCGGCACTCTTCTTGGAGCTGGATCTGGGCCTGCCCGTGGACGCCGTGGTCGCGGTCACCGCGCCGCGGGCAGTGCGTCGGCAGCGGCTGCTGCAACGGGGCTTGAGTGCAGCGGAGGTCGAGGCGCGCTTGCACAGCCAGCGGCGTCTCGGCGTCTGGACGCGCCGGGCCGACCTCCGCCTCGACAACCGCGGTTCGCGGGCGGATCTCGTGACCCAGGTGGAGGAGCTCTGGCGGCAGCTCGAACGGCGCCGCCGGCAACGTGGAGGACGGGGATGGAAAAGACTCTGA